From Rhinopithecus roxellana isolate Shanxi Qingling unplaced genomic scaffold, ASM756505v1 contig991, whole genome shotgun sequence, a single genomic window includes:
- the LOC115896245 gene encoding 40S ribosomal protein S2-like produces the protein MTPVQRGGPEGRGARGGKAEDEEWMPVTKLGRLVKDMKIKSLEEIYLFSLPIKESEIIDFFLGASLKDEVLKIMPVQKQTRAGQRTRFKAFVAIGDYNGHVGLGVKCSKEVATAIRGAIILTKLSIVPVRRGYWGNKIGKPHTVPCKVTGRCGSVLVRLIPAPRGTGIVSAPVPKKLLMMAGIDDCYTSARGCTATLGNFAKATFDAISKTYSYLTPDLWKETVFTKSTYQEFTDHLVKTHTRVPVQRTQAPAVATT, from the exons atgacgccagtgcagcggggtggtccgga aggccgcggagctcgcggaggcaaggccgaggatgaggagtggatgcccgtcaccaagctgggccgcttggtcaaggacatgaagatcaagtccctggaggagatctacctcttctctctgcccattaaggaatctgagatcattgactttttcttgggggcctctctcaaagatgaggttttgaagattatgccggtgcagaagcagacccgtgctggtcagcgcaccaggttcaaggcgtttgttgctatcggggactacaatggccacgtcggcctgggtgttaagtgctccaaagaggtggccaccgccatccgtggggccatcatcctgaccaaactctccattgtcccggtgcgcagaggctactgggggaacaagatcggcaagccccacaccgtcccttgcaaggtgacaggccgctgtggctctgtgctggtgcgcctcatccctgcacccaggggcactggcatcgtctcagcgcctgtgcccaagaagctgctcatgatggctggtattgatgactgctacacctcagcccggggctgcactgccaccctgggcaacttcgccaaggccacctttgatgccatctctaagacctacagctacctgacccctgacctgtggaaggagactgtctttaccaagtctacctatcaggaattcactgaccaccttgtcaagacccacaccagagtccccgtgcagcggacccaggctccagctgtggctacaacatag